In the genome of Myxococcus guangdongensis, the window CCTCAACCCTTCCGCCGAGGTAGGACGACCTGCCCTCTTGAAATAGGGTCTCCCACCGCCATGCGCCTCCCCATCGCCGCCGCCCTCTGCTGTCTGGTCCCCTCCGCCGCGCTCGCGGCTCCGGACCCCCGTTGCCAGGGCACCCCCAAGGCCCGCGCCGCCCGCTTCTCAGAGGAGGCCATGAAGGGCGTCAGCCCCCAGGCCCGCCACGCCGCCTACGTGCAGGCCTGCGCCCTGGACGAGGTCGTCGCGCTCACCAAGGAGCTGGTGCGCTTCAAGACCGTCAGCAGCGAGGCGCCCGCCCCGAAGAACCCGGGCATCGCCGCCATGGGGCGCTTCCTCCAGAAGTGGGCCAAGGCCCATGACATGGCCTTCCGCGCCGTGGGCGCCAATGAGGTGTTCGAGATTGCCTGGGGCAAGGGCGCACCCGCCCTGGGCCTGGTCTTCCACGGCGACGTGGTGCCCGCGCCCGCGCACGAGTGGAAGCGCCCGCCCTTCGAACCCCACGTCCAGGAAGGCCGCCTGTACGGCCGAGGCGTCGAGGACGACAAGGGGCCGCTGGCGTCCGCGCTGGTGGCGCTCGACCATGCGCGGCAGCTCGGCATCGAGCCGCGGGGCAAGGTGCTCGTCATCATCGGCAACGGCGAGGAGAGCGACTGGACGGGGATGATGAAGTACGCGGCCATCGAGCCCAAGGCCCCGCATGTCATCTCCGTCGACTCGAGCTTCCCCGTCGTCGCCGCGCAGTCGGGCTTCGTCGCGTGGAACCTGTCCGCGCCCGTGGGCCCCGCGCGCAAGTCCTCCAAGTTCGCGCTGCGCCCGGTGGACGCGAAGGGCGGCGAGTTCCTCACGCAGGTGCCCGGCACCGCCACGCTCAAGCTGCTCCCCGGCGAGGGCAGCTCGCTCCCCGTCGCGCTGGAGACCGTGCGCGCCGCCGTCGCCGACGAGCAGCGCACGCGTCCGTGGCTCAAGGCCGACGTGAAGGAGGAGGGCGGCGCGGTGGTGCTCACCGTGCACGGCAAGGCGGTGCACTCCTCCGTCGCCAACGAGGGCGTCAACGCGCTGTGGGGCCTGTCCGCCGTCTCCTCGCGCCTCATCCTGGAGGACAACGGCATCGCCGCCATGCTGCGCGTGTTGTTCCTGCGCTTCGAGGGCGACCACCACGGCCAGAAGCTGGCCGTCGAGTACTCGGACGCCGCGCTGATGGGGCCGCTGCTCGTCGCGCCCACGATGCTGCGCGTGGCGGACGGGAAGGTGAACCTGGGCGTCAACATGCGCCGCCCCCGGGGACAGGACTCCGCGAAGTTCAACGCCGCGCTGGACCAGGCCGCCCTGCTCGTGGGGCAGGACTCGGATGGCCGCGTGACGGAGGCCGGCGAGCGCTACGTGGGAGACCCGCACGTGGCGGACACCTCCGGCCCGCTCGTCACCACGCTGATGGCCATCTACAAGCGCCACCGGAACGACCCGGACGCCATCCCCACGTCCGTGCGCGGCGGCACCTACGCGCGCCTGTTCCCCAAGGCGGTGGACTTCGGCCCCGGCTTCCCCGGTGACGAGTACACCGGCCACGCGCCCGATGAGTCCATCTCCCTGGAGAACCTGGACCTGACCACGCGCATGCTCGCGGAGGCCGTGTATCTGTTGGCCGTGAGCCCCGAGCCCGTCTCCGCGCCGGGCAAGTGACGCGTCACGCGCCGCGCCGCGGCCAGTACACCCGGAAGGTGGTGCCCTCCTCCCTCGAGGAGCGCACCTCCACGCGGCCTCCGTGCGCGCGCGCAATCTGGTGGACGATGTAGAGCCCCAGGCCCAGGCCGCGCTGCTTCGGGTACCACGCCACCGCGCCCGACGACGTCACCGGCGACTTGAACGGGTCGAAGATGCGCGGCAGCAGCTCGGCCGGAATCGGCTCGCCCTGGTTGTGGACCTCCATCACCACGACCTCCGCCTCGCCTCGCACCGACGTGGACACCGGTGAGTCCGGCCCGCCGTGCTGGAGCGCGTTGGCCACCAGGTTGCCCAGCACCTGCGCCACGCGGTCCGGGTCCCACTGGCCCGTGGTGTCGCCGGACGACTCGAACAGGAGCCTGCGCTGGGGGTGGCTCACCTGGAGCTCGTCCAGCGTCGCCTGACAGATGTCCGCCAGGTTCATCGA includes:
- a CDS encoding Sapep family Mn(2+)-dependent dipeptidase, whose translation is MRLPIAAALCCLVPSAALAAPDPRCQGTPKARAARFSEEAMKGVSPQARHAAYVQACALDEVVALTKELVRFKTVSSEAPAPKNPGIAAMGRFLQKWAKAHDMAFRAVGANEVFEIAWGKGAPALGLVFHGDVVPAPAHEWKRPPFEPHVQEGRLYGRGVEDDKGPLASALVALDHARQLGIEPRGKVLVIIGNGEESDWTGMMKYAAIEPKAPHVISVDSSFPVVAAQSGFVAWNLSAPVGPARKSSKFALRPVDAKGGEFLTQVPGTATLKLLPGEGSSLPVALETVRAAVADEQRTRPWLKADVKEEGGAVVLTVHGKAVHSSVANEGVNALWGLSAVSSRLILEDNGIAAMLRVLFLRFEGDHHGQKLAVEYSDAALMGPLLVAPTMLRVADGKVNLGVNMRRPRGQDSAKFNAALDQAALLVGQDSDGRVTEAGERYVGDPHVADTSGPLVTTLMAIYKRHRNDPDAIPTSVRGGTYARLFPKAVDFGPGFPGDEYTGHAPDESISLENLDLTTRMLAEAVYLLAVSPEPVSAPGK